Proteins found in one Balneola sp. genomic segment:
- a CDS encoding RagB/SusD family nutrient uptake outer membrane protein produces MNKLRFIKIAALSLLLVGGIACDDIFDVEPSTAISTSDALGSAAGIDGLRTNMYSKILTSFDMTTEHFVGASALADETCNRQGSTRFQAQCTAIGTSGTTHLGSFGAYEVIQEANLLINEIPDGLIDDATRDQYRGEALAIRALAYHLLVRAYAYEPGQFSNGPTANWDAGVMLRTDATTDLTDAEPVARSTVNQVYTQILADLTEAESLLSANADLLSANGFATYEFVLGLRARVLLYQGEWAAAATAAQTAITASGLSLVSDSAGVGSMWFQANPEALFEIKVNASTENIAGSNANSGLAVYTSVQWVSQVPTNYTMDTYSADDWRLSGWYATCIQEGCTATNDEGVAVMKWNGYKGNFVDDIPFMRVAELYLIQAEAAAKASGVASGIAPLNTLRTARGLATVAAGDFADVTAFEDEILLERTRELIVEGHRFWDLKRLGRAIPDGDGGTKMRADSYRLLAPFGTAYQAVNPLAVENPDYAVLED; encoded by the coding sequence ATGAATAAACTAAGATTTATTAAAATCGCTGCGCTTTCCCTTCTTCTTGTAGGAGGAATCGCTTGTGATGACATTTTTGACGTAGAGCCATCTACTGCTATTTCTACTTCTGATGCATTAGGATCAGCAGCTGGTATTGATGGCTTGAGAACCAATATGTACAGCAAAATTCTTACTAGTTTTGATATGACTACTGAGCATTTTGTTGGCGCGAGTGCACTTGCTGATGAAACTTGTAACCGACAAGGTTCTACAAGGTTTCAAGCACAATGTACAGCAATAGGTACCAGTGGTACTACTCATCTTGGAAGTTTTGGCGCTTATGAAGTAATTCAGGAAGCCAACTTATTGATCAATGAAATCCCTGATGGGTTAATTGATGATGCTACAAGAGATCAGTACAGAGGAGAAGCACTTGCAATCCGAGCTCTAGCTTATCATTTGTTAGTTCGTGCATATGCATACGAGCCAGGTCAGTTCAGTAATGGGCCTACAGCAAACTGGGATGCAGGTGTTATGCTAAGAACTGATGCCACTACTGATTTAACCGATGCCGAGCCTGTTGCTCGTAGCACTGTAAATCAAGTGTACACTCAAATTCTTGCTGACCTTACAGAAGCAGAGTCTTTGCTTTCTGCTAATGCAGATCTTCTCTCTGCTAATGGTTTTGCAACTTATGAATTTGTACTAGGACTAAGAGCGCGTGTTCTACTTTATCAAGGAGAATGGGCTGCTGCAGCTACTGCTGCTCAAACTGCAATTACAGCTAGTGGACTTTCACTAGTAAGTGATTCAGCAGGAGTAGGAAGTATGTGGTTCCAGGCAAATCCTGAAGCACTCTTTGAAATCAAAGTAAATGCTAGTACTGAAAATATTGCTGGTAGTAATGCTAACAGCGGTCTTGCAGTATACACTTCAGTTCAGTGGGTATCTCAAGTACCAACTAACTACACAATGGATACATACTCAGCAGACGACTGGAGACTTTCAGGATGGTACGCTACTTGTATTCAGGAAGGTTGTACTGCAACAAATGATGAAGGCGTAGCTGTTATGAAGTGGAATGGATACAAAGGAAACTTTGTGGATGATATTCCTTTCATGAGAGTTGCTGAGCTTTACCTAATTCAAGCTGAAGCTGCAGCAAAAGCTAGTGGCGTTGCTTCTGGTATCGCACCTTTAAATACTCTTAGAACTGCTAGAGGTCTTGCAACAGTAGCAGCAGGCGACTTCGCCGATGTAACTGCATTCGAGGATGAAATACTTCTGGAAAGAACTCGTGAGCTTATTGTAGAAGGTCACAGATTCTGGGATTTAAAGCGACTAGGACGAGCTATTCCTGATGGAGATGGCGGTACTAAAATGAGAGCTGATTCTTACAGATTATTAGCTCCATTTGGAACTGCTTATCAGGCGGTAAATCCTCTCGCTGTTGAGAATCCTGACTACGCAGTACTTGAAGACTAA
- a CDS encoding TonB-dependent receptor produces the protein MRSSMLKKLLTLLVCAFSLSAGIYAQGSIYGTVTDTDGEIVAGANVVIVDLNRGNATDPDGNYRIDNVPAGSYTISATFIGYTTFTQLVQVQSGQDLELNIVLEFGAVGLDELVVSGYAVTPKRELTGSISSIAAADIENVSLQNAQSILQGRAAGVTISTTSGNPGGAFNVQIRGVNSINANSQPLYIIDGVQIELSNTSGVTSTTPLNALNPSDIESIEVLKDAAASAIYGAQAAAGVVIITTKRGKKGTSQINASYERGVRSLARNVDYVSSDDYLQYMGEALALNSGVSLDQDISSFVQTYYDFFEGYYFTSEAPGFDADNPALVNTDWQDFIFSDGVTEKYNMSVSGGTESTSYYLSGGFESTEGTAFDSDFTRLNLRTNIDHRINSKLSTSVTANISRSTQFGVCQDGNFVNCPVSQAMFTPPMSFPFFADGSYNPAGGLFRRIDWNPAVIRDEVDRNATFNQIIADASLTYLVTDWLNVRGSLSVDYRNTQDEQIRTAVSAPVQGGWISYDNRNVENVQARLVANGRYTFDRVHNVSGLVGTEYKNVYSETYATRGDGISSSFFNVLNATSTPVEASGSNTEYVVSSYFTNLKYNFDEKYFISFTGRYDGHSRFGEDVRWAFFPSVSGAWNIAEEDFFTVDVIDDLKLRVGYGQTGNSAIGNFESQALYSLAGTYSGSTGISPSQLANANLTWEEANEINVGLDYALLDNRISGSIDVYRKDNEGLLFNRPLSGDSGFTGIRENIGALRNEGIEFEINSVNVDNNDFVWSSRFNIAFQSNEILELPDDTDISPDDIFASRIIGETLGLIQVVRWAGVNPADGRPMWYDANGNITYTPEASDRVKYKDGVADAVGGFGNTLSYKGITLDAFFQFSFGQWAFPQTDYYFTRTPDFLMNLAEEVNDRWTTPGDVTYYPRAIEGGTDYPETDNYRTQLSTQSIYNTSYIRLKNVSLSYNLPSTMLDGLGIRSVKLYASAVNLLTWTAWPWYDPEVAATTTDVNGNVTAASYPTERQVYGGIDIGF, from the coding sequence ATGAGGTCATCTATGTTAAAGAAGTTACTAACTTTGTTAGTTTGTGCTTTTTCGCTGTCTGCAGGTATCTATGCTCAGGGTTCCATTTACGGTACCGTGACTGATACTGATGGTGAAATAGTAGCAGGTGCAAACGTTGTAATCGTTGATCTAAATCGTGGTAATGCAACTGATCCTGATGGGAATTATCGAATCGATAATGTTCCTGCTGGTTCATATACCATTTCCGCTACTTTTATCGGCTATACAACCTTTACACAATTAGTTCAGGTTCAATCAGGTCAAGATCTTGAGCTAAATATCGTTTTAGAATTTGGAGCTGTAGGCTTAGATGAACTTGTTGTCTCTGGGTATGCCGTAACACCCAAAAGAGAGCTAACAGGTTCAATTTCAAGTATCGCTGCTGCAGATATTGAAAACGTATCTCTGCAAAACGCACAATCAATTCTTCAAGGACGTGCCGCTGGTGTAACTATTTCCACTACTTCAGGAAACCCAGGTGGTGCATTTAATGTACAGATTAGAGGTGTGAATTCTATTAACGCGAATTCTCAACCACTTTATATCATCGATGGTGTACAGATTGAATTATCTAATACTTCTGGTGTAACCAGTACAACTCCATTGAATGCTCTTAACCCAAGCGACATCGAGTCTATCGAGGTTCTTAAAGATGCTGCTGCTTCCGCTATTTACGGAGCTCAGGCTGCTGCTGGTGTAGTTATCATTACTACTAAGCGTGGTAAGAAAGGAACTTCTCAGATCAACGCTAGTTACGAGCGTGGAGTAAGAAGTTTAGCAAGAAACGTAGACTATGTTTCTTCTGACGATTATCTACAATATATGGGAGAAGCTCTTGCACTTAATAGCGGTGTTTCTTTGGATCAAGACATTTCTTCCTTCGTTCAAACCTATTATGATTTCTTCGAGGGGTACTACTTTACTTCTGAGGCACCAGGTTTTGATGCTGATAATCCAGCACTAGTTAACACTGACTGGCAAGATTTCATCTTCTCTGACGGTGTTACTGAAAAGTATAATATGTCTGTTTCTGGTGGTACAGAGTCTACTAGCTATTACCTTTCTGGTGGATTTGAAAGTACTGAAGGTACTGCGTTTGATTCTGATTTTACTCGTTTAAACTTAAGAACAAACATCGACCACAGAATTAATAGCAAACTTTCTACCTCTGTAACTGCAAATATCTCTCGTAGCACTCAATTTGGTGTTTGTCAGGATGGTAACTTTGTAAATTGCCCTGTTTCTCAGGCAATGTTTACCCCTCCAATGTCATTCCCGTTCTTTGCTGATGGTAGCTACAACCCAGCTGGTGGTCTTTTCAGACGTATTGACTGGAACCCTGCTGTAATTCGTGATGAAGTAGACCGTAACGCTACTTTCAATCAAATTATCGCTGATGCAAGCTTAACTTATCTTGTAACTGACTGGTTAAATGTTAGAGGTTCTCTATCTGTTGACTATAGAAATACTCAAGATGAGCAAATTAGAACTGCTGTATCAGCTCCTGTTCAAGGCGGTTGGATTTCTTACGATAATAGAAATGTTGAAAACGTTCAGGCTCGTTTAGTTGCAAACGGACGATACACTTTTGACCGTGTACACAATGTTTCTGGTTTAGTTGGAACTGAGTACAAGAATGTATATTCAGAAACCTACGCTACTCGTGGTGATGGTATCTCTAGTTCTTTCTTCAATGTACTAAACGCAACTTCTACTCCTGTAGAAGCTTCAGGTTCTAACACTGAGTATGTTGTGAGCAGTTATTTCACAAATTTGAAGTACAACTTTGATGAAAAGTATTTCATTTCTTTCACTGGTCGTTATGATGGACACTCCCGATTTGGTGAAGATGTACGTTGGGCATTTTTCCCATCTGTTTCTGGTGCTTGGAATATTGCAGAAGAAGATTTCTTTACAGTTGACGTAATCGATGATCTTAAATTAAGAGTTGGTTATGGACAAACTGGTAACTCTGCGATTGGAAACTTCGAATCTCAAGCTCTTTATAGCTTAGCTGGTACTTACAGCGGTAGTACAGGTATCAGTCCAAGTCAGTTAGCAAACGCTAACCTAACTTGGGAAGAGGCAAACGAAATCAACGTAGGTCTTGATTATGCACTTCTAGATAACAGAATTTCTGGTTCTATTGACGTGTACAGAAAAGATAACGAAGGTCTTCTTTTCAACCGTCCGCTTTCTGGAGATAGTGGATTCACTGGAATTAGAGAAAACATCGGAGCTCTTCGAAATGAAGGTATCGAGTTTGAAATTAACTCTGTAAATGTTGACAACAACGATTTCGTTTGGTCTTCAAGATTCAACATCGCATTCCAGAGTAATGAAATTCTAGAACTTCCTGATGACACCGATATCAGCCCGGATGATATCTTTGCTTCCAGAATCATTGGTGAGACTCTTGGTCTAATTCAGGTAGTAAGATGGGCAGGTGTTAACCCAGCTGATGGTCGTCCAATGTGGTACGATGCTAACGGTAACATTACATACACTCCTGAAGCTTCTGACCGAGTTAAGTATAAAGATGGTGTTGCTGATGCAGTTGGTGGATTTGGAAATACACTTAGTTACAAAGGTATTACTCTTGATGCATTCTTCCAGTTCAGCTTTGGTCAGTGGGCATTCCCACAAACTGACTACTACTTCACAAGAACTCCTGACTTCTTGATGAACCTTGCTGAAGAAGTTAATGACAGATGGACTACTCCTGGTGATGTAACTTACTACCCACGTGCAATTGAAGGTGGTACTGACTACCCTGAGACTGATAACTACCGTACTCAATTAAGTACTCAGTCTATCTATAATACTAGTTACATTCGATTGAAAAACGTTTCTCTAAGTTACAACCTACCTAGCACTATGCTTGATGGTTTAGGTATTAGAAGCGTTAAACTATATGCTTCTGCTGTTAACCTTCTTACATGGACTGCATGGCCATGGTACGATCCAGAAGTTGCTGCGACTACTACTGACGTAAACGGAAACGTTACTGCCGCTTCTTACCCAACAGAGCGTCAAGTATACGGTGGTATTGATATAGGCTTCTAA
- a CDS encoding anthranilate synthase component I family protein: MNDKEGNINALIEALSREGDVILLESQKEDHPESKTSFLAGRPKAWIKADGGKTYVFENGNKTEREGNIWEQLLAFRKRNEGWLFGYLGYDLKNSLEDLQSENSELISAPDMYFMVPDYLEEFSFNKSSEMENRSGFELQEKNRIDKEDYISRVVEAKKLIGEGDFYEINLSHALEFDFSGNPLELYGAMKGKGSVPFGAYLSIGDLSICCSSPERFLRRKANKVISQPIKGTISRNGIAGDEKLRLLHSEKNRAENLMIVDLVRNDLSRVAKNGSVNVQKLFEIQSFETLHQMVSTVECEVSSETDSLEIIKSCFPMGSMTGAPKIAAMQSIEEFEDYKRGIYSGAIGYIAPNGDFDFNVVIRTAIIQNQRLVYPVGGAITADSVPEEEWQETLVKAKALTTLIPNYKNE, from the coding sequence ATGAATGACAAGGAAGGAAATATTAACGCTTTGATAGAGGCTCTTTCCAGAGAAGGAGATGTGATACTTTTAGAGTCTCAGAAGGAAGATCATCCCGAAAGCAAGACTTCATTTTTGGCAGGCAGGCCAAAAGCCTGGATAAAGGCAGATGGGGGTAAAACGTATGTTTTTGAAAATGGAAACAAAACGGAGCGGGAAGGAAATATCTGGGAACAGCTTTTAGCCTTCAGGAAAAGAAATGAAGGATGGCTGTTTGGGTATTTAGGATATGATTTAAAAAATTCATTAGAAGATCTTCAGTCGGAAAATTCTGAGCTTATATCGGCTCCCGATATGTATTTCATGGTACCAGATTACCTGGAAGAATTTTCATTCAACAAATCGTCAGAGATGGAAAACCGATCGGGATTCGAACTACAGGAAAAGAATCGGATTGATAAGGAAGACTATATTTCCAGAGTTGTAGAGGCAAAGAAATTAATAGGAGAAGGAGATTTTTATGAGATAAATCTGTCGCATGCCCTCGAGTTCGATTTTTCAGGAAATCCACTGGAACTTTATGGCGCTATGAAAGGGAAGGGATCGGTTCCGTTTGGCGCATATCTATCAATTGGTGATTTGTCGATTTGTTGTTCTTCCCCAGAGCGTTTTTTAAGAAGAAAGGCAAACAAAGTAATCTCCCAACCTATAAAAGGGACAATCTCTCGAAATGGAATCGCCGGGGATGAAAAGTTAAGACTTCTACATTCGGAAAAGAACAGAGCAGAAAACCTGATGATCGTAGATTTGGTTCGAAATGACTTAAGCAGAGTAGCAAAAAACGGGTCTGTTAATGTTCAAAAACTTTTTGAGATTCAAAGCTTTGAGACCCTTCATCAAATGGTTTCAACTGTTGAATGTGAAGTGTCTTCAGAAACAGATTCTCTTGAAATCATAAAATCTTGTTTTCCAATGGGGTCTATGACTGGAGCTCCTAAGATAGCTGCAATGCAGAGTATAGAGGAATTCGAAGATTATAAAAGAGGTATTTATTCAGGAGCAATAGGATACATAGCTCCAAACGGAGACTTTGATTTCAATGTAGTAATTCGAACAGCAATTATTCAGAATCAGCGTCTAGTTTATCCTGTTGGTGGAGCTATTACTGCCGATTCGGTTCCTGAAGAGGAATGGCAAGAAACATTAGTGAAAGCGAAGGCTCTGACCACTCTTATTCCTAATTATAAGAATGAATGA
- the pyk gene encoding pyruvate kinase yields MITPLRRTKIVCTIGPSCYTQEGITNLFLHGMNVARINFSHGSHEVHERSIKYIRKTARENDYSIAVLMDLQGPKIRVGQMKDDGQVLTEGEIVSITGEEVEGTSTLIPIDYKNLVKEAEVGNRILLDDGLLELEVTGKKGSVLEAKVIVGGLLKPRKGVNLPNVKVSIPALTEKDIKDLEFGLTQNVDFVALSFVRSAKEVLDLKRRISESECEAGVIAKIEKPEAIDAIDEIIEAADGIMVARGDLGIEVPTEDVPFIQKMIIEKCRKHGKPVITATQMLDSMITNPRPTRAESSDVANAVLDGTDAVMLSGETAAGKYPMEAVNVMNRICRKTEERLLNLYNSLKYRKPDLKEKQIIESIAFSCIAMADNVDAKVISTITHSGNTARRIAKFRPKVPIFAFTESQKVRRQLNLVWGVHSVRLDELFNTDKSVKKMEYYLEDRGMVKKGDRIVIATGMPIAERGKTNMIKVSTIE; encoded by the coding sequence ATGATTACTCCACTTCGAAGAACTAAGATAGTATGTACTATCGGACCGAGTTGTTATACCCAGGAAGGTATCACAAATCTTTTCTTACACGGAATGAATGTTGCCAGAATTAATTTTTCTCACGGTAGTCACGAAGTTCATGAACGTTCAATTAAATACATTAGAAAAACAGCTCGAGAGAATGACTACAGTATCGCAGTTCTAATGGATTTGCAAGGGCCAAAAATTAGGGTTGGTCAGATGAAGGATGATGGTCAGGTTTTGACAGAAGGAGAAATCGTTTCTATTACAGGTGAAGAAGTAGAAGGGACATCCACATTGATTCCAATTGATTATAAAAACCTTGTCAAAGAGGCTGAGGTTGGAAATAGAATACTATTGGATGATGGGCTTCTCGAACTTGAAGTTACAGGTAAAAAGGGTAGTGTATTAGAAGCAAAAGTAATTGTGGGCGGATTACTAAAGCCCAGAAAAGGAGTTAACCTGCCTAACGTTAAGGTTTCAATTCCAGCTTTGACTGAAAAGGACATAAAAGATCTTGAATTTGGCCTCACGCAGAATGTAGATTTTGTAGCATTATCGTTTGTTAGATCCGCTAAAGAAGTATTGGATCTTAAAAGGAGAATCAGTGAGTCGGAGTGTGAGGCAGGAGTAATTGCAAAAATCGAAAAGCCAGAAGCGATAGATGCTATTGATGAAATAATAGAAGCGGCTGACGGTATCATGGTTGCGAGAGGAGATTTAGGAATCGAAGTTCCCACTGAAGATGTACCCTTCATCCAAAAAATGATTATTGAAAAATGTAGGAAGCATGGCAAGCCGGTAATTACTGCTACTCAAATGCTTGATTCAATGATTACAAATCCAAGGCCTACAAGAGCAGAGAGTTCAGATGTTGCTAATGCTGTTCTAGATGGTACTGATGCGGTAATGTTATCGGGAGAAACCGCAGCGGGGAAATACCCAATGGAAGCAGTGAATGTTATGAATCGAATTTGTAGGAAAACGGAAGAGAGGCTTCTTAATCTTTATAATAGCCTTAAGTATAGAAAGCCGGACTTAAAGGAAAAGCAAATTATTGAATCTATCGCTTTTTCATGTATAGCAATGGCAGATAATGTGGATGCTAAGGTAATTAGCACTATCACACATTCCGGAAATACAGCCAGGAGGATTGCAAAATTTCGACCAAAGGTTCCGATTTTTGCCTTCACTGAATCACAAAAAGTAAGAAGACAATTGAATTTGGTTTGGGGAGTCCATTCTGTTCGATTGGATGAGCTCTTTAATACTGATAAGAGTGTAAAGAAAATGGAGTACTATTTAGAAGATCGTGGTATGGTTAAAAAAGGAGATCGAATTGTAATTGCTACTGGAATGCCTATTGCAGAGAGAGGAAAAACTAATATGATTAAAGTAAGCACGATTGAGTAA
- a CDS encoding quinone-dependent dihydroorotate dehydrogenase, translating into MFYKSFLKPFLFKKDAETAHEMAISLSKTTSESAFLRSAAKLAYGFNHSSLKRQYWDLEFSNPIGLAAGFDKNGDTPLAMQALGFGFVEIGSITAKPSTGNPKPRAFRLPQDRSLINRMGLNNVGAKQVVDVLSKIKLNIPLGVNIAKTNDSSIHGDAAVQDYLFSYDLANQVADYITINISCPNTGEGKTFEDPIALEELLSVLELSKKNRVPSLVKFSVDTDKATLEELIEICEKHSVAGYVATNTSSLRDNLSTDEKTLSEIGGGGLSGRAIAEKSTTMIRWIYEMIGDKKPIVGVGGIDSVESALEKIDAGASLLQIYTGLVYEGPGLLKGIKKSLITQ; encoded by the coding sequence ATGTTCTACAAATCCTTTCTCAAGCCATTTTTATTTAAGAAAGATGCAGAAACTGCTCATGAAATGGCTATCTCGCTTTCTAAAACTACGAGTGAATCAGCTTTTTTAAGATCAGCGGCAAAGCTTGCCTATGGTTTCAATCACTCTTCACTTAAGAGACAGTATTGGGATCTTGAATTCTCTAACCCTATTGGATTAGCAGCAGGGTTCGATAAGAATGGAGACACCCCGTTGGCAATGCAGGCTTTAGGTTTTGGGTTTGTTGAAATAGGTAGTATTACAGCAAAACCTTCAACTGGCAACCCCAAACCCCGGGCTTTTCGACTACCTCAGGACCGCTCATTAATTAATCGAATGGGGCTTAATAATGTTGGAGCTAAACAAGTGGTTGATGTCCTTTCCAAGATTAAACTCAATATCCCTTTAGGAGTTAATATTGCTAAAACAAATGATAGCTCTATTCATGGGGACGCAGCTGTTCAGGATTATTTGTTTAGTTATGATCTGGCAAACCAGGTAGCCGATTACATAACTATCAATATTTCTTGCCCGAATACAGGTGAGGGGAAAACCTTTGAAGACCCAATTGCACTGGAAGAGCTCTTAAGTGTTCTTGAGTTATCAAAGAAGAACAGAGTGCCTTCCTTAGTGAAATTTTCTGTTGATACAGATAAAGCAACTCTTGAAGAGCTTATTGAGATTTGTGAAAAGCATTCTGTAGCAGGGTATGTAGCCACTAATACATCTTCCTTAAGAGATAACTTGTCAACCGACGAAAAAACATTGTCAGAAATTGGGGGAGGCGGATTAAGTGGTAGAGCGATTGCGGAAAAAAGTACCACTATGATCCGCTGGATTTATGAAATGATAGGGGATAAAAAACCGATAGTAGGTGTAGGTGGGATAGATAGTGTAGAAAGTGCACTGGAGAAAATAGACGCCGGAGCTAGCTTGCTACAAATCTATACAGGTCTTGTATACGAAGGTCCTGGACTGCTTAAAGGGATTAAAAAATCACTAATTACCCAATAA
- a CDS encoding GWxTD domain-containing protein: protein MKVITSKLLLLFVGILVLNCSNSYVDNIDRNEGYQFIPGYPEVRLVTAGIIDEYTDSTRITVIGEIIYASLIFKKVDDQFEAEITIDVQIIDNINPANIIDLKTYPITVTEKDARTTNSQKEYLFSKVYDLEPGDYTINFTVTDVNTNKQTVRTSKAYIPNPVDPISHITNIQIFSKDESLTNQFDPVTTYDISNQIDSVRFVFQVTNNNPDEPITIDSRLLKFRSDTTIARPMSFTNYNSSHIVYKGIQYDKFETITSSRRIINQPGSVSIEFIFPNLPRGNYRFEVRSAGEREEPLFKARDFSVKSLNYPSLKTPRELAAPLAYLMDKKEYNRLMAIENDVDLKKALDRFWLKNIKNSKKAQDVISLYYERVEQANKQFASYKEGWKTDMGMIYILFGPPWYVTPTLDQISWAYSYNLDEFGRNFFFRSPRVKNSEYPFYNYLLLRTPQYHQVEYRQRELWLNGLILKDNL, encoded by the coding sequence ATGAAGGTAATTACATCAAAGCTTTTATTATTATTTGTAGGGATTTTGGTTTTGAACTGTTCAAACTCTTATGTCGATAATATTGACAGAAATGAGGGTTATCAGTTTATACCTGGTTATCCTGAAGTTCGCCTGGTTACGGCTGGAATTATTGATGAATATACGGATAGTACAAGAATAACAGTTATTGGAGAGATTATTTATGCAAGTCTAATTTTTAAAAAGGTGGATGATCAATTTGAAGCCGAAATTACTATCGACGTTCAAATAATAGACAACATCAACCCTGCAAATATTATCGACTTAAAAACTTACCCTATTACTGTTACTGAAAAAGATGCACGTACTACGAATAGTCAAAAAGAGTACCTATTTAGCAAAGTATATGACTTAGAACCAGGAGACTATACGATTAATTTTACAGTTACCGATGTAAATACCAATAAGCAAACGGTAAGAACATCAAAAGCATATATACCTAATCCTGTAGACCCTATCTCCCATATCACAAATATCCAAATTTTTTCCAAAGATGAGTCGCTTACAAATCAGTTTGACCCTGTAACTACTTATGATATTTCCAATCAGATTGATTCTGTTCGGTTTGTATTCCAGGTTACCAATAATAACCCAGATGAACCTATAACTATCGATAGTCGTCTCTTAAAATTCCGAAGTGATACTACTATAGCCCGCCCCATGAGTTTTACTAACTATAATTCATCGCATATTGTTTACAAAGGTATCCAATACGACAAATTTGAAACGATAACGTCCTCCAGACGGATCATTAATCAACCTGGTAGTGTTTCCATTGAGTTTATATTTCCAAATCTACCTAGAGGTAACTACCGATTTGAGGTTCGCTCTGCCGGAGAAAGAGAAGAACCACTGTTTAAGGCAAGGGATTTCAGTGTTAAGAGCCTTAATTACCCTTCCTTAAAAACTCCACGAGAGCTAGCCGCCCCGCTTGCTTACTTAATGGATAAGAAGGAATACAACCGTTTAATGGCTATTGAAAATGATGTCGATCTAAAAAAAGCGCTCGATCGTTTTTGGTTAAAGAATATAAAGAACTCCAAAAAAGCTCAGGATGTAATTTCACTATACTATGAAAGAGTTGAGCAAGCTAATAAGCAATTCGCCAGTTATAAAGAAGGATGGAAAACAGATATGGGGATGATCTACATACTTTTTGGACCACCATGGTATGTTACCCCCACTCTTGATCAAATTTCATGGGCTTATTCTTACAACCTTGATGAGTTTGGTAGAAATTTCTTTTTCCGATCGCCTCGGGTTAAGAATAGTGAATATCCATTCTACAACTACTTATTGTTAAGAACCCCTCAATATCATCAGGTAGAATATAGGCAAAGAGAGTTGTGGCTTAATGGGTTAATCCTTAAAGACAACCTCTAA